AGCCAGCGCCCGCACAGCGTGCTCGATTTCGGCATGGGCGACATGCTGCGCCACGATGCGGAGCGGCTGCGCATTCTGCTGGAACGGCACAAGCTGCACACCGGCTCGGCCAGGGCGGCGGCGCTGCTCGACGATTGGGACAATGCGCTCGGGCGGTTCGTGAAGGTGATGCCGACCGATTACGAACGCGCGCTGCGCCAGCTCGAGGACGAGCGCGAGGAAGCCGCGACCGAGGCGGCGGAATAAGGGTCAGGACATGGGCAAGGAAACCGGATTTCTCGAACTCGACCGGCAGGAGCGCACGTCGATCCCGCCCGAAGAGCGGCTGAAGACCTACAAGGAATTCACCGTCCCGTTCGACGACGACACGCTGCGCGGGCAGGCCAGCCGCTGCATGAATTGCGGCATCCCCTATTGTCACAACGGCTGCCCGGTGAACAACATCATCCCGGACTGGAACCACCTGGTGTACGAGGACGATTGGAAGAACGCGCTGACGGTCCTCCATTCGACCAACAATTTCCCCGAATTCACCGGTCGCATCTGCCCCGCCCCGTGCGAGGCGGCGTGCACGCTCAACATCGTGGACCAGCCGGTGGCGATCAAGGCGATCGAATGCGCCATCGTCGATCGCGGGTGGGAAGAAGGCTGGATCCGCCCGCAGCTGCCGAAAACGCAGACCGGCAAGTCGGTCGCGGTGATCGGCAGCGGCCCTGCCGGCCTCGCCTGCGCGCAGCAGCTCGCGCGCGCCGGCCACGCGGTGACCGTGTTCGAGAAGAACGACCGCGTCGGCGGGCTGCTGCGCTACGGCATTCCCGACTTCAAGATGGAAAAGCACCTGATCAACCGGCGCGCGGTCCAGATGGAAGCCGAAGGGGTGGTGTTCAAGACGAGCGCCGAGGTCGGCGTCGACGTCAGCTTTTCTGCCCTGCGCGAGAATTTCGACGCCATCGTGATGGCGGGCGGCGCGGAGGAAGCGCGCAGGCTCGACATTCCCGGCGCGGAACTGCCCGGCGTGCGGCTGGCGATGGAATTCCTGACTCAGCAGAACAAGCGCAATGCGGGCGACGACGAGGTTCGCGCCGCCCCGCGCGGCAGCCTGACCGCGACCGGCAAGCACGTGATCGTGATCGGCGGCGGCGACACCGGCTCCGACTGCGTTGGCACCAGCAACCGGCAGGGCGCGAAGAGCGTCACCCAGCTGGAGATCATGCCCAAGCCGCCGGAGAAGGAAGACAAGGCCACCACCTGGCCCCATTGGCCGCTGAAGCTGCGCACCTCCAGCAGCCACGAGGAAGGGGCCGACCGCGACTGGGCGGTCCTGACCAAGCGGGTGGTCGCCGAGAACGGCACGGTTACCGGCCTCGAATGCGTGCGGGTCGAGTGGAAGGACCGCGAGATGCAGGAGGTCGAAGGCAGCGAATTCACCCTGCGCGCCGACCTCATCCTGCTCGCCATGGGTTTCACCGGGCCGAAGAAGCGCGGTCTGCTCGACCGGGCGGGCGTCGCGCTGAGCGAACGCGGCAATGTCCACGCGGACGAGAAAGGCTACGCCGCCAGCGAGCCCGGCATCTTCGCCTGCGGCGACATGCGCCGCGGGCAATCGCTGGTCGTCTGGGCGATCCGCGAAGGCCGCCAGTGCGCCGCCGCCGTGGACGAGGCGCTAATGGGGCACACCGACCTGCCGCGGTAGGGCGCTCTCGCTGTTTGCATAGCCGATAAGTCATCGTCACCCCGGGCTCGACTCGGGGCGGTGCTGCCTTTGGCTGACGCGGCGGATCGCCGTCCGACCTT
Above is a genomic segment from Erythrobacter sp. 3-20A1M containing:
- a CDS encoding glutamate synthase subunit beta, translated to MGKETGFLELDRQERTSIPPEERLKTYKEFTVPFDDDTLRGQASRCMNCGIPYCHNGCPVNNIIPDWNHLVYEDDWKNALTVLHSTNNFPEFTGRICPAPCEAACTLNIVDQPVAIKAIECAIVDRGWEEGWIRPQLPKTQTGKSVAVIGSGPAGLACAQQLARAGHAVTVFEKNDRVGGLLRYGIPDFKMEKHLINRRAVQMEAEGVVFKTSAEVGVDVSFSALRENFDAIVMAGGAEEARRLDIPGAELPGVRLAMEFLTQQNKRNAGDDEVRAAPRGSLTATGKHVIVIGGGDTGSDCVGTSNRQGAKSVTQLEIMPKPPEKEDKATTWPHWPLKLRTSSSHEEGADRDWAVLTKRVVAENGTVTGLECVRVEWKDREMQEVEGSEFTLRADLILLAMGFTGPKKRGLLDRAGVALSERGNVHADEKGYAASEPGIFACGDMRRGQSLVVWAIREGRQCAAAVDEALMGHTDLPR